A window of the Parambassis ranga chromosome 17, fParRan2.1, whole genome shotgun sequence genome harbors these coding sequences:
- the rab6bb gene encoding RAB6B, member RAS oncogene family b, with amino-acid sequence MSAGGDLGNPLRKFKLVFLGEQSVGKTSLITRFMYDSFDNTYQATIGIDFLSKTMYLEDRTVRLQLWDTAGQERFRSLIPSYIRDSTVAVVVYDITNVNSFQQTCKWIDDVRTERGSDVIIMLVGNKTDLEEKRQITIEEGEQRAKELNVMFIETSAKTGCNVKQLFRRVAAALPGMESLDDANPEGMIDIKLDKPAEPAVPEAGCSC; translated from the exons ATGTCAGCTGGAGGAGATTTGGGGAATCCCCTGAGGAAATTTAAACTCGTGTTTTTGGGAGAGCAGAGCG TGGGGAAAACATCTCTCATCACTAGATTCATGTATGACAGCTTCGACAACACATATCAG GCCACCATTGGAATTGACTTCCTATCAAAGACGATGTACCTGGAAGACCGAACA GTAAGGCTGCAGCTGTGGGACACAGCTGGACAGGAGCGTTTCAGGAGCCTCATTCCCAGCTACATACGCGACTCCACGGTGGCGGTGGTCGTCTATGACATCACAA ATGTGAATTCATTCCAGCAGACCTGCAAATGGATCGATGACgtcaggacagagagaggaagtgatgtcatcatcatgCTAGTAGGCAACAAGACAGAcctggaggagaagag GCAAATCACGATCGAGGAAGGCGAGCAGAGAGCCAAAGAGCTGAacgtcatgttcatagagaccagTGCCAAAACAGGCTGCAATGTCAAACAG CTGTTTCGTCGAGTTGCAGCAGCCCTACCTGGAATGGAAAGCCTGGACGATGCAAATCCTGAAGGCA TGATCGACATCAAGCTGGACAAGCCAGCCGAGCCCGCTGTTCCCGAGGCCGGGTGCTCATGTTAA